In Primulina huaijiensis isolate GDHJ02 unplaced genomic scaffold, ASM1229523v2 scaffold40277, whole genome shotgun sequence, one genomic interval encodes:
- the LOC140969222 gene encoding PTI1-like tyrosine-protein kinase 1 yields MCKTKMAIKASEPRSSPTPTPRRTSSSPAASRKSSSRLQADKPSSSSSSSLPTGRLSNPFNTATSASSSATYRLDSSIATTSADSRTSLSSLRDNLPESTTIYNFSEIRAATNNFLAKRFSSASSSSQSWRCVLKGKDVVVFQRKLRKSMSSSDVQQKLSVISRSHYTSIIKLLGVSVSGEHIYLIYEFVKGSDLGVCLRNKMNPDFTILSTWMSRMQIATDVAHGLDYIHNTAGLSIDMIHKHIKSSGILVTEPSFNAKICHFGAAELCGETMGEEKPDAAAADRQFEGVRGYMSPEFKSTGVATQKTDVYAFGVVILELLTGEEPVKYKLRNGSYSRISVIETAREMLEGGGEGVEGRLRRWVDRRLKDSFPVEVAERLTRVALQCVQEDPDKRPEMKWVAGKISKLYLVSRIWADRVKVPTEISVSLAPR; encoded by the coding sequence ATGTGTAAGACGAAAATGGCGATCAAAGCATCTGAGCCCAGATCGAGCCCGACCCCGACACCTCGACGCACCAGTTCATCTCCGGCAGCCTCGAGGAAGTCGTCGTCCAGATTACAGGCGGACAAGCCCTCATCATCGTCTTCTTCGAGCTTACCAACGGGCCGCCTGTCGAATCCTTTCAACACAGCCACCTCAGCATCTTCCTCCGCCACCTACAGGCTTGATTCGTCCATCGCCACCACCTCCGCCGACAGTCGCACCTCATTGTCAAGCCTACGGGACAACCTCCCAGAAAGCACCACAATCTACAACTTCTCCGAAATCCGCGCCGCCACGAATAATTTTCTCGCCAAGAGGTTCTCCTCCGCATCCTCCTCTTCCCAGTCCTGGCGCTGCGTTCTGAAAGGGAAAGACGTCGTCGTTTTCCAGCGCAAGCTCCGTAAATCCATGTCGAGTTCGGATGTACAACAGAAGCTGTCGGTGATCAGCAGAAGCCACTACACGAGCATAATTAAGCTCCTCGGAGTTTCCGTTTCCGGCGAACACATTTACCTCATCTATGAATTCGTGAAAGGATCGGACTTGGGTGTGTGCCTGAGGAATAAGATGAATCCGGATTTTACTATTCTATCGACCTGGATGTCGCGTATGCAGATTGCGACGGATGTAGCACACGGGCTTGATTACATTCATAACACGGCAGGATTAAGCATTGACATGATCCACAAGCACATAAAGAGCAGCGGAATCCTTGTTACCGAGCCTTCTTTCAACGCCAAGATTTGCCATTTCGGCGCGGCGGAGCTTTGCGGTGAGACTATGGGGGAGGAGAAGCCAGACGCAGCGGCGGCTGATAGGCAATTTGAGGGCGTTAGAGGGTACATGTCGCCGGAGTTCAAGTCCACCGGTGTGGCGACCCAGAAGACCGATGTGTACGCATTTGGGGTTGTTATTCTTGAACTGTTAACCGGAGAGGAGCCGGTGAAATACAAGTTGAGAAACGGTAGTTACAGTAGGATATCGGTGATCGAGACGGCTAGGGAGATGTTGGAGGGCGGCGGCGAGGGGGTGGAGGGGAGGTTGAGGCGGTGGGTAGATAGAAGGCTGAAGGATTCTTTCCCGGTGGAGGTGGCGGAGAGGCTGACACGTGTTGCGTTGCAATGCGTGCAGGAGGATCCGGATAAGAGACCTGAGATGAAATGGGTCGCGGGTAAGATATCGAAACTTTATTTGGTTTCGAGAATTTGGGCCGACCGGGTTAAGGTCCCGACTGAGATTTCAGTCTCATTGGCACCTAGGTAG